One segment of candidate division TA06 bacterium B3_TA06 DNA contains the following:
- the metG gene encoding methionine--tRNA ligase subunit beta, with protein sequence MNDFKKLDLRVAEITEAERIEGTDKLLKLKVTLGIEERQLVAGIAQDYPPEELVGKQLIVVANLEPAVIRGVQSQGMLLAAMSQGRVILATMDAETEPGSKIL encoded by the coding sequence ATGAACGACTTCAAAAAGCTGGACCTGCGTGTAGCTGAGATTACCGAGGCCGAGAGGATTGAAGGTACCGACAAGCTCTTAAAGCTCAAGGTTACGCTCGGCATCGAGGAACGCCAGCTTGTGGCAGGCATCGCTCAGGACTACCCGCCTGAAGAGCTTGTAGGCAAACAGCTCATTGTGGTCGCCAACCTTGAGCCTGCAGTGATCCGCGGGGTCCAGTCGCAGGGGATGCTTCTTGCCGCGATGAGCCAGGGCAGGGTGATCCTGGCAACCATGGACGCCGAAACAGAACCCGGCTCCAAGATCCTTTAG
- a CDS encoding hydrolase TatD, with translation MFDTHTHLAHRSFRADREETFERARKAGVSHMLEISWDVASSEQALRFAEDHEGVWVAVGYHPHDSKDARNTPDYLQRLEEFSKHQKVKAIGEIGLDYYRDLSPRNVQKRVFIDQIELADELKLPMVIHCRDAMDEVLPIVAEQGYYRGVFHSISADSEQAQKIVGLGFYLGINGTLTYDSKRTKSWLPRVPKERLLIETDCPYLAPVPYRRQRNEPAYVRYVAEAVAKVLQIPTDDVAHITEDNGERLFGGES, from the coding sequence ATGTTCGACACCCACACGCATCTGGCGCACCGCTCGTTCCGTGCCGATCGAGAGGAAACGTTCGAGCGAGCGCGCAAGGCAGGCGTTTCGCACATGCTTGAGATAAGCTGGGACGTAGCATCAAGCGAGCAAGCTTTAAGGTTTGCCGAGGATCACGAAGGCGTGTGGGTTGCTGTGGGCTACCATCCTCACGATTCAAAGGACGCCCGTAACACACCTGATTATCTACAAAGGCTTGAAGAGTTCAGTAAACATCAAAAGGTCAAGGCCATAGGCGAGATCGGGCTGGATTACTACCGGGATTTGTCACCGAGGAATGTCCAGAAACGAGTATTCATTGACCAGATCGAGCTGGCAGACGAGTTGAAACTACCCATGGTGATTCACTGTCGTGACGCGATGGATGAGGTGCTGCCGATAGTTGCCGAGCAAGGCTACTACCGGGGCGTTTTTCACTCGATTTCTGCAGACTCGGAGCAGGCACAGAAGATTGTGGGGCTGGGATTCTATCTTGGCATCAACGGGACGCTGACCTATGATAGCAAGAGGACCAAAAGCTGGCTGCCTCGGGTTCCGAAAGAGCGGTTGCTTATCGAGACCGACTGTCCCTACCTTGCGCCTGTCCCCTATCGTCGGCAGCGCAACGAACCCGCATACGTGAGATACGTGGCCGAGGCGGTAGCCAAGGTTTTACAGATTCCGACCGATGACGTCGCGCACATCACAGAAGACAATGGGGAAAGGCTGTTCGGTGGTGAAAGCTAA
- the rsmA gene encoding ribosomal RNA small subunit methyltransferase A encodes MTSRTSQKTMGKGCSVVKAKIKHVKPKKKLGQHFLRRKEIAEKIVDSLQATDKDTVVEVGAGTGELTRLIIKQAGKVVAVEVDETCFPTLQVLTDLHDNLELFLEDVRKLNLADYGKALILGNLPYHLSGEILFWLLGQRKYWRRAVLTVQAEFAARLAAEVGSHDYSALSVIAQTFITTEKLFDIPAEAFVPPPKVKSTTIRTEPLDEVELPVSEDEFAGFVRSCFAHRRKRLANNLKMMGIPTPDKLLEELGHTPTVRPQELSAHNYVKLINAAR; translated from the coding sequence ATGACGTCGCGCACATCACAGAAGACAATGGGGAAAGGCTGTTCGGTGGTGAAAGCTAAGATCAAACACGTAAAGCCCAAAAAGAAGCTGGGGCAGCACTTCCTGCGGCGCAAGGAGATAGCTGAGAAGATCGTTGATTCACTCCAAGCTACGGATAAAGACACGGTGGTAGAGGTCGGCGCTGGCACCGGTGAGCTTACCCGACTTATTATAAAGCAAGCAGGTAAGGTGGTTGCGGTTGAGGTTGACGAGACCTGCTTCCCTACCCTCCAGGTTCTTACCGATCTCCACGACAATCTGGAGCTTTTTCTTGAGGACGTGAGGAAGCTGAATCTTGCAGATTACGGAAAAGCGCTGATTCTAGGCAACCTCCCCTACCACCTCTCAGGCGAGATACTGTTCTGGCTGCTGGGACAGAGAAAGTATTGGCGGCGAGCGGTTCTTACAGTTCAGGCGGAGTTCGCGGCTCGCCTGGCAGCTGAGGTTGGCTCTCACGACTACTCGGCACTCTCGGTTATCGCCCAGACCTTTATCACTACCGAAAAGCTTTTCGACATCCCTGCCGAAGCCTTCGTACCGCCCCCCAAGGTGAAATCAACTACTATAAGGACCGAGCCTCTTGATGAGGTTGAATTGCCGGTATCTGAGGATGAATTCGCAGGGTTCGTCCGCTCGTGCTTTGCCCATCGCCGCAAGAGGCTTGCCAACAACCTGAAGATGATGGGTATACCCACTCCAGACAAGCTTTTAGAAGAACTGGGGCATACACCAACCGTGCGCCCACAGGAGCTTTCTGCACATAACTACGTTAAGCTTATTAACGCTGCTCGTTAG